One region of Sphingomonas abietis genomic DNA includes:
- a CDS encoding ATP-dependent nuclease, giving the protein MRISRVRIVNFANFSNLDVQTGESIVVVGENKVGKSNFLRAIQLILDPALSERDRQLGLDQFWDGLGEEKLGATVEVSVELTDFTDDPRLMAHLNDCIVDPGPPMLARLTYRFQPKAGLEGDPEGLADYEYVIFGGDDPDMVIGASLRRMLPLDVQVALRDAEKDLSNWRHSPLRPLIEELATSLDEEARSEIQEQVNAAQTELVGRAEVVATATRISDRLIAIAGAQHATPVTLGLAPTRLDALLRSLRLLIDNTTRGIADASLGTANLVFLALKSLELDRLVADGERDHTFFAIEEPEAHLHPHVQRLVYRYFLEGTDGDEDEPPLTTILTTHSPHIASVTPIRSVVLLRHDPTAGATVGVSTAAAPLTTRDEGDLQRYIDVSRGEIFFARGVILVEGDAERFLVPAFAEALDMPLDMLGITVCSVAGTNFTPYVKLLGSRGLSIPHVIITDRDPNGPHPPFVRRRLISVLEIVDEDVDFEAMGADEVIEHAEPFGYFVNGDTLELELWRGGLAQRMQRVILRELSLVQAARTRIQGWIDDPATLEPDRLLGYIERIGKGRFAQALAPRVTAAACPDYIRRALEHIRDAVA; this is encoded by the coding sequence GTGAGAATATCAAGGGTTCGCATCGTCAACTTCGCCAACTTCTCGAACCTCGACGTCCAGACCGGCGAGAGCATCGTCGTGGTTGGCGAGAATAAGGTGGGTAAGAGCAACTTCCTGCGAGCGATCCAACTCATCCTCGATCCTGCCTTGTCGGAGCGGGATCGCCAACTCGGCTTGGATCAGTTCTGGGACGGCCTCGGGGAAGAGAAGCTCGGCGCCACCGTGGAAGTATCGGTCGAGCTTACCGACTTCACCGACGATCCGCGCCTGATGGCGCATCTCAATGATTGCATTGTCGATCCCGGTCCGCCGATGCTTGCCCGGCTGACCTACCGTTTTCAGCCGAAGGCTGGGCTCGAAGGTGATCCCGAGGGTCTCGCCGATTACGAGTACGTGATCTTCGGCGGCGACGACCCTGACATGGTGATCGGCGCGTCGCTACGCCGTATGCTGCCGCTCGATGTTCAAGTCGCACTTCGCGACGCCGAGAAGGATCTGTCGAACTGGCGCCACTCGCCGCTGCGGCCGTTGATCGAGGAACTGGCCACCTCGTTGGACGAGGAGGCGCGGTCCGAAATACAGGAACAGGTGAACGCCGCCCAGACGGAGCTTGTCGGGCGGGCCGAGGTGGTCGCAACGGCTACCCGAATTAGCGACCGCCTGATCGCGATCGCCGGCGCGCAGCACGCGACACCTGTCACGCTTGGACTGGCACCGACGCGGCTGGATGCGCTCTTGCGGAGCCTGCGCCTTCTTATCGACAATACTACTCGCGGCATCGCGGACGCGAGCCTCGGCACCGCCAATTTGGTCTTTCTCGCGCTGAAGAGCCTCGAACTCGACCGCTTGGTCGCTGACGGTGAGCGAGACCACACCTTCTTCGCCATCGAGGAGCCCGAGGCGCATCTCCACCCGCACGTCCAGCGCCTGGTCTACCGCTACTTCCTTGAGGGGACGGACGGCGACGAGGATGAGCCGCCGCTCACGACGATCCTCACGACCCATTCACCGCACATCGCCAGCGTGACTCCGATCCGCTCCGTAGTCCTGCTGCGTCATGACCCCACAGCGGGAGCCACGGTCGGAGTGTCCACCGCCGCCGCACCGCTTACCACGCGCGATGAAGGCGATCTGCAACGCTACATTGACGTGAGCCGCGGCGAAATCTTTTTCGCTCGCGGCGTCATCCTCGTTGAAGGCGACGCGGAGCGCTTCCTCGTCCCGGCTTTCGCAGAGGCGCTCGACATGCCGCTCGACATGCTGGGCATCACGGTCTGCTCGGTGGCCGGCACCAACTTCACCCCCTATGTCAAGCTGCTGGGATCGCGGGGTCTCTCTATCCCGCACGTCATCATAACCGACCGCGATCCGAACGGGCCGCATCCACCGTTTGTCCGACGGCGCCTGATCAGCGTCCTCGAAATTGTCGACGAGGACGTCGACTTCGAGGCGATGGGCGCCGACGAAGTGATCGAGCACGCTGAGCCGTTCGGGTACTTCGTCAACGGCGACACGCTCGAGCTCGAACTGTGGCGAGGCGGGCTCGCACAGCGGATGCAGCGGGTGATCCTACGCGAGCTTTCGCTTGTTCAGGCGGCGAGAACTCGGATCCAAGGTTGGATCGATGATCCGGCCACGCTGGAGCCCGATCGGCTGCTCGGCTACATCGAGCGGATCGGCAAGGGCCGCTTCGCTCAGGCCTTAGCTCCTCGAGTCACTGCCGCCGCCTGTCCTGACTATATCCGCCGTGCGCTGGAGCACATCCGCGATGCCGTCGCGTAG